The genomic window AATTATGGGCAAACTTTGCACAATTATTATTTTTGAACATTTTATATAACTCAGTTCACACAAAAGCTAGTTTGAATACCGTTATGATTAAGTGATAACAAGTCAGATGCAAGTAGTATGAAGTTAGCCTAGACAAGGTGAGCCGCATTAGAGTAAAAAGAACTGTTGGTAATAATGTGTATGTCCTGAATGTTCTTCTGAATGTTCTCCTGTATGTCCTGAATTATGTGTATTCTGAATGTTCTCTATTGGCAAAAGATTATTCTTATGCATATTTGCCCATGTAATAATGCTAGGTGATTTGACTGTTTATGAAAGCAGGGCAACAATAAGGCATCACAGGAGATAAATAAAGAAGATTTAATGAGGGTTGTACACCGAAGGCAGTTTTTTGTTTAGCATAAGCATTATGATGGGTAAACTTCACGTTAGGCTCAAGTTTTTGGCCTAGAAAACACACCGAATTGCAGGAATTAAATTGTGATAGTCAATTAAAAGGGAGCTTTGTTTTAGAAACTGTATAAACCATGAACTTAAGTGGGATTAAAATTAGGTTGTTTTAATAACACAATGTAGAACACTGATCAGTTCGTTGTGCAGCTCAGTGATTGGGCTTTTAACAATTTATGGAGCATAAGCTGGAAAAACAATAGGGTTAAAAGTTTCAGCAGCTGTTATTGGGCTGAACAAAGCACAAATGAGGGCTGATAGTTATGTTgtgtctgaaaataaaaaaaaaagttttggaaaTCATGCTTAACTTTCATACCTGGAAGCCATGCTGGCATATGTGTGCCTAATATTTTTTATAGCTGATCGACTTTTCCTTTGTTCTGCCTTTTAGGGTTTGGGTGCCAGTGATGAACTGCCGCTGTTTTTCCAGGTGGACAATCAAGTAAGTAGCTTTACAGTAGCTTGGatagttaggctagttggtattcgTTCATCTTTTAACGGAATAAGGGCACATACAGACACTTGAGCACCGCTTATGttgtgtgcatttttttcttctagtgTCCGTCTCTGTGTGCATGCCCTTATTCAGTTAAACGATGAAGTAGCTCTACTTTTTGTAAATTTATGTTTATTCAGTGCAATACTTTCACTACTGGGTTGAATACATGGTTATGCAACTTGCATTGCACTTTCACTTCCTTGTATGTTTATGCTTAGTTTATTCATCTACTACGCATAATTTTGTAAATTATGAACTGGTGAATTTAGACATTCAGGAGGTTATTTCATGAATGACCAGTGCAATCTTCTGCATTACCCTTTTTTGGAATGTCACGGCATTCAGTAAAAGCTTCATAAATATTTTTGTGACAAGTCCTAATGTCAGGAAAAAGGGGAATGAATTGAGGCTCTGTCTTTTTGATTCCTGAGTTCCTCATTATTGGAGTTGACAAAAGAAATTTTTATCTGCAATGTGCCAGAGCACTTTTTGTCAGTGCCAGCTCTAAGTACCTTTTAGGGTGTCTGGTGGTCTTTAGTAGAATATTATGGACTCAACATTACTAACAACTGTAACACAACTGTAAGATATGTTACATAGTTGTTAATTTAACTTTCACACATATATAGAGCACTCAAAATTgtaaatattcttttttcttaAAATGTCTTACAGCTTCTCACAAACTGTTCAGGTGAGACGTAAAGACAGCAATGATGTATGTGATTTGCTTTTCATTGATCATTGAAACGAATGCTTTTTTGTTTCGCTGGAGCCACATTAGTGTAAAATTTCTAAATAGGGATTGTGTTGATGTTTTTCTAACTTACTATGCCACCCCACTTTTTGCCCAGTTTTTTAGTATCTAAAAATTAATGATTCTCCTTGTGAAAGCTGGTGTAGTATTGCCATTAATAAGCACTATATGCACCTGTAGACTTACATACATTCTGTGAACTgtatttgctttagaaaaagaaTATTTGGATAACGTTTAGTATGCCAGTGTTATACAAGATGGCATGCAGTTGCAGAAGTGAATTGTAAGATTCATCAGAACTATTTGAATACATACCAGCAAAACTATACTCGCACGACCAAAGAACGCACATAACATTTTCAAAAACAAGATATCTCTTGAGTCTTTTATTATGAATCCACATTTTTTCGCGCAGATTCACCTAGGAAACGGCATATTCCTGGAGCAGGAAAAATGGGCATGGCTGCTTTCGCGTCCGAGAGACAGCTTGTTCTGTAAGGAGGCGACCAAGCTTCTGTGGGGTGTGAGTGCCCTCCACAACAGGAGCATCACAGGAGCCCCTTGTCGGCGCTATGTGCGCTCAGAAAACCAGGCACCACCCAGGAGGGCACTCACGCCTAAGAAATTGGAGGCAGTCGGAAGTAAGTGTTTCATGCTTAGTATATTTTGCTGAATTTAGGGACAATAAAATTTATCATATATATGAACCAGTAAGTCCCTAATTGCTACATATTCCTGCTCATTTTTACAGATGCCTTCAGCAAGTACATTGCTGGGAGACCCAGTGAAACGGCACCAATGGAGAGGTTAAGAAAAATGAATAGATTCATTGCTGAAATGTTGAACGACCTAAATAAATGAGTCGTCAAAACATTACTCTAGCCTGATCGTGTTTATTTGATATCATTGCAGCATACCTACATACATTGTTTATTTTACTGTGTGCTTCATGAACTAGCATGCCTTTCTTATGTATACATTCTTTTACTGCATGTTAATTTTGACCCAAATAGCTAATCCAACCCATATCACCTGCATAACCTATAATAAGATAATTACATCTTATTGCAAGACTCATCTGGTGACACAGTTCCCATCAATCAGTGTGCAACAGCCCTCAACAACACATTTGCTGCCCAGTTTACAAAAACATCTGATGTTCCACTTCCTTCCACCTTTTGCTACAATCACCTCCCCATGCCACCAATTCTAGTAGACATTTCTGGTATCGCTTCCCTTATCAACAAATTAGGCAACCATTCTTTCCCTGGTTATGATTCGATTAATAGTAAATTTTTAAGAAATACTGTAGAAATTAGTTCCATCATATTGGCCAAGATATTCCAGCAATCACTCGACACTTCTACTCTCCCATCTGAATGGAAAATCGGGAAAGTAGTTCCTATTCATAAATCTGGTAGTAAAAGTTCCCCTgctaattatcgtcccatttcccttaccaGTACGTGCTGTAAGCTATTAGAGCACATCATATTCACAAACCTTGTAAATTTTCTTGAAAGTAATTCCTTCTTCACGTCATCTCAGCACGGCTTTCGTAAATCATACTCCTGTGACACACAACTGGTATCATTTACTACCAGATTACACCGCATTTTGGACAACTCATCACAAGCTGAttgcatctttttagattttttcaaagcatttgataaggtatgtcataaacttttacttcacaaactaagccaactgaaacttgatcataacgtgtttaaatggattgaatgttttgtcacaaatcgctcacaatttgtttaCGCTAACGAGTATAATTCTTGTTTTACTGAAGTACACTCCGGCGTTCCTCAGGGATCGGTAattgggcctctcttatttctaatttatattaatgacctcccctgCCACATTAAATCCAGAATTcatttatttgctgatgattgcgttatTTTTCGTGAGGTAAATAACATAACCGATTCGTGTACTCTTCAATCAGACCTTAACACTGTTGATAACTGGTGCCGTACATGGTTAATGGAATTGAACATAAACAAATGTACAGTCATGCGCGTGTCCCGCAGTGTTTGCAGTCAATTTACTTACTACTTAAACGACATACCTCTTGAGTCTACTAACTCGtacaagtacttaggcgtccacaTAACATCCAATCTCTCTTGGGCAATGCACGTCGAACAAATAATCAACAAAGCTAACCGTACGCTTGGGTACCTACGCCGTAACTTTTTCATAGCTCCATCTTCATTGAAATTAGCCCTGTACAAAACATTAAtacgacctaaactagaatatgcttcttCGATTTGGGATACCAGCCACATTAATTTAATTACATCGCTTGAGCTAGTTCAGAATAATTCCACACGCTTCATATTATCGAACTACAATCGCACTGCCAGTATATctgcaatgaaaaataatctgtccctgcctaccctgtcacttcgaagaaaagtttcccgcctatcaacttttcataaattgtatcaccaccccatcttgcgcgacgaacttattttgcaaccccagtatttttccaaccgtgtcgatcaccgttacaaggttggaattatcacttatcgtactaacacagctgcgcagtcgttcctgcctcgttcttctcgcgagtggaaccaccttcctcctGATATTGTTGCTATTAACgacaaccatctttttcgtgatatcgtagctaacattgtatacgcaggacctatttaatgtatttttgtttgtacgctgacttttgcttatattcgtactaacgctgtatttttccctccccaccatgtaccatgtgttattcaatgtaatccactcccctctgtaatgccatttggccctgagggtattataaataaataaataaataaataaatacccatACATTTGTTACACTTATACCACCTGTATGACCCGCACCACCCGCACCACCCGCATGACCCGCACCACCCGCATGACCCGCACCACCCGCATGACCCGTACCACCCGCATAACCCGTACCACCCGTATGACCCGTGACACCTGTATGCCCCGTATCCAATAACATCGTATGTACAGGTCCTGTACATGTAGGAATTTTCAGTAGGGTTGTGACCTGTGACCatggtcacaggtcctcacacccgtcagccacaaggaagcgagctggctctcccagtgacactgaggacaccgatctctattctatgtcggaagacgacacatccgatggcagcttcatacctgtccggggtaagagggcaaagagaaggacggcgaatacagcagcatcagctcctgcaagcacagcgactgtgcattcaaggcctgcgcgctggccgcacgtcatcatcttcatgcccgaagatccatcaagcaacctacggctcctgaacaggcaagccctttcggttgctctcgaatgtgcggtgccacatcaaattaaggacgtacgagtaaattcaaggaagaatattctcgccatagacgtgcaagatgtgagtgcgctaggacagctgcagcaaatgactgagctaggtggcattaaaatgcgcccctttatcccgatggatgacaaatcaattgccggtgtaatttatgacatcgacactgccattcctaatgctgacttgtctaccctcatcaagcctgcaaacgaggaaactgtcattacgcaagtgcggcgccatggaaatacgcgctgcgtaaaagtgtttttcaagggagattgcataccgtcccacgttaaagttggacattttcgacatccggttcgaccattcatc from Rhipicephalus microplus isolate Deutch F79 chromosome 7, USDA_Rmic, whole genome shotgun sequence includes these protein-coding regions:
- the LOC119159925 gene encoding BEN domain-containing protein 5-like isoform X1, which encodes MLQNELKTLASRSCCGHQCSTSTNHGAYEHEATHRSIQEKARPLQFMQPSPPSPPPPSPPLPSPPPWPCSPLSPQGWSATLPLPPPQHLLLPEPPSPSSEQPRMQPCPLMPPVPHPGTTSSGSQEPTSQGLGASDELPLFFQVDNQIHLGNGIFLEQEKWAWLLSRPRDSLFCKEATKLLWGVSALHNRSITGAPCRRYVRSENQAPPRRALTPKKLEAVGNAFSKYIAGRPSETAPMERLRKMNRFIAEMLNDLNK